The DNA sequence gccggaaaccaacattgaacgaccgtgaccttcgatccttcagacggcactgtatcaaaaattgacatcaatctctaaaggatatcaccacatgggctcaggaacacttcagaaaaccactgtcactaaatacagttggtcgctacatctgtagttgcaagttaaagctctactatgcaaagcgaaagccatttatcaacaacatccagaaacgccgctggcttctctgggcccgagatcatctaagatggactcatgcaaagtggaaaagtgttctgtggtctgacgagtccacatttcaaattgtttttggaaatattcgacatcgtgtcatccagaccaaaggggaagcaaaccatcctaactgttatcgacgcagagttgaaaagccagcatgtgtgatggtatgggggtgcattagtgcccaaggcatgggtaacttacacatctgtgaaggcaccattattgctggaaggtacatacaggttttggaacaacatatgctttttggggcggcatggcgtagtgggtagagcaaccgtgccggaaacctgagggttgcaggttcgctccccgcctcttaccatccaaaaatcgctgccgttgtgtccttgggcgggacacttcaccctttgcacccggtgccactcacaccggtgaattgaatgatgaatgataggtggtggtcggaggggccgttggcgcaaattgcagccacgcttccgtcagtctaccccagggcagctgtggctatgaaagtagcttaccaccaccaggtgtgaacgaatgatgggttctacatgtaaagcgactttgggtacttagaaaagtgctatagaaatccaagttatatatatatatatatatatatatatatgctgccatctaagcgccgtctttttcatggacgcccctgcttatttcagcaagacaatgccaagccacattcagcatgtgctacaacagcatggcttcataaaaaaagagtgcgggtactttcctggtccgcctgcagtccagacctgtatcccatcaaaaatgtgtggcgcattatgaagcgtaaaatacgacagcggagaccccggactgttgaacgactgaagctctacataaaacaatagGAAACAATTCCAatccaaagcttcaacaattagtttcctcagttaccAATCGTTTATTACTATATTTATAcccaagtgaagtgaattatatttatgtaatacatccatatttcaaactatctaatctataaatgaatgaatgaatgaatgaatgaaataagtttatttcggtcatagaatcaaccatcaaccattaaccattgtgTGTGACAGACTATACAtttataacaatcatacacatttacacacaaaaggaaaagaaaagaaaagaaaaagcatgaccgaaaaaggaataggctaaaccaaagcttatatttggctatcctaaaccttcactgaaaataagattacctggaacatcaacgttaaaaaaaaaaatgtagaagcatattaacaagatagttacacaaacaacaatgtcacacatgttatatgtgctgatgttgttagaaagtcaacattaaagtcttgacagtttatttcaaatcctgcagtttcatttgctgctgctgttctcaccagcacacttgtgtttcttacactggtacttagaagacaatctttcaccacacacactgcaactcaacacttcctctcctgggtgtcttctcatgtgtcttttcaaatgttgactttgtgtaaaacctttaccacaagttgaacaggaaaaggttttttcactagtgtgtgttctcatgtgttctttcaaagattgactttgtgtaaaacctttaccacagattaaaCAGGaagaaggtttttcaccagtgtgtgttctcatgtgtactttcaaatattgactttgtctaaaacctttactacagattgaacagataaaaggttttcccccagtgtgtgttctcttgtGTCTTTTCACActctgactttgtgtaaaacctttaccacaagttgaacaggaaaaaggtttttcaccagtgtgtgttctcatgtgtactttcaaatgttgactatgtgtaaaacctttaccacaggttgaacaggaaaagggtttttcaccagtgtgtgctctcatgtgtattttcaaagatTGCCTTTGTgtgaaacctttaccacagaatgaacaagaaaaaggtttttctccagtgtgtcttcttgtgtgtgttttcagatcactatggtatttaaaagttttgtgacagtgagaacatgtgaagtgagtgttgtcagtgtgacatgttgcatcatctttagagtgttcatcatcagtgtcaggagagtgtgacgttgtgtcctcactatctgatagtggagctaagatcttgtctgcttgtgatcctccacagtggtctccatcagcttctgttgtcatgtgttgtgttgagctgcttcttggaggctccgcctctctcttctcctcactctcacctttgacctcatcatcttcactcttcacagggacaccagtcactggcatcttggtgacatcaacctcctccagtccttcaagatgctctccctgctgactgatgctgtgttcctcctcttcctctttaatgtgaggggtcagtgggtcctcctcttcctctttaaaatgggtgATGAGTGGGtattcctcttccttcttaatgtgggagggctgtggctcctccgtccgcatcctgaagctccactgctgttgctcagggtgaagatgttcttcacagacgtctgcaagacaaacacaccatctctgctcagtcacacaatgcattcagtacttttacatgcacttatttttcgttctattttatccactagcgacgctgagatcattattcatgcgttcgttacgtctcgtctcgactattgtaacgtattattttcggggctccctatgtctagcattaaaaaattacagttggtacaaaatgcggctgctagacttttgacaagaacaagaaagtttgatcatattacgcctatactggctcacctgcactggcttcctgtgcacttaagatgtgactttaaggttttactacttacgtataaaatactgcacgggctagctccgtcctatcttgtcgattgcattgtaccatatgtcccggcaagaaatctgcgttcaaagaactccggcttattagtggttcccagagcccaaaaaaagtctgcgggctatagagcgttttctattggggctccagtactatggaatgccctcccggtaacaattagagatgctacctcagtagaagcatttaagtcccatcttaaaactcatttgtatactctagcctttaaatagcccccctgttagaccagttgatctgccgtttcttttcttttctcctctgctccccttttccttgaggggcgggggtgcacaggtccggtggccatggatgaagtgctggctgtccagagtcgggacccggggtggaccactcgcctgtgcatcggcagggaacatctctgcgctgctgacccgtctccgctcgggatggtgtcctgctggccccactatgcactggactcttactattatgttggatccactatggactggactctcacaatattatgtcagacccactcgacatccattgctttcggtctcccctagaggggtggggttacccacatatgcggtcctctccaaggtttctcatagtcattcacatcgacgtcccactggggtgagtttttccttgcccgtatgtgggctttgtaccgaggatgtcgttgtggcttgtgcagccctttgagacacttgtgatttagggctatataaataaagattgattgattgattgattgacttaggaaaaacaagttctcgtatgaactgtcttgaaatctcagtgacgcacaaacacgctgctctttacaacattatgcacaggacaataaaaacaaaccaggacgacaggactttttactatggatagacgatatggtttaaaattgattttgcgatatattttttcatatagaattactaatagaaccattttaaaacaggctacacaggctcctaatttagttgctgaaatatgcagtaaaatattacatcatttccagtattattttctcaaagaaagtaaccagatattaacagtaaataaacaagtacattaataataattttttcgacaaaataatacaattagaaatgacacaatatgttactgcatatgtcagctgccaaattaggagcctttgtaaccagtTGTGACATTCTTCTATTATCAATCATATACCAAATGATATATGGTGACATATATTGTTATTAGGATAtagattttaggtcatatcgcccataccaaacattggttcaccgagtcattttgtttggcccaccaaatatatttattttttatattcttcagatgtgtgtgtattaagggtgtaacagtaagtgtatttgtattgaaccgtttcggtacggggggttcggtttggTTCggcggtgtaccgaacgagtttccacaggaacatattaagtagcacaccgcacgttgtgtaaacaatgcacaccgaggcacaacacacggcatgctagcagcgaccgggctactacaacatgtaaaagccagagctggaagaccctctttcctcgttaagatctcccattTGGGAACACTccggcttcgcggtgcgatacaacaatggataacattgcttcaacgaagagaaagacgaacaaacacagctaccaccacattcaagcagcctctcctcggcaagTCATGCAGAGCTAAAGCAATAACGAATGCCGTTGGTGTTCTTATAGCAGCAGTTTTAAGACTATATTGCATTAAAATCTATattttgagccacttctatggtggaaaaacaatgagcccatatatatccccttactgccaagttagccaggcactacctcgccatacctgctacctccgtgcccagcgaaagggtattttccacagctggagacattgtaactgcaagcaggtctgctctttctgcacacaatgtggataaactgatttttctggcaaaaaacatgaagattgagtgaaagtcaccagggttaaaggctgaggggggaaaagaaaagttaatctgaggatgagttgacttgaaactgtttaatgttgcactttttgtatgtagaagaaaagttttgtcattttatttaatctgagcaacaacttgaagcagtttaatgttgcactttatatgtagaaaagttttgttagGAAACCaagtctgagccttatcttatttagttttcattttatatacagtggggcaaaaaagtatttagtcagccactgattgtgcaagttctcccacttaaaatgatgacagaggtctgtaattttcatcataggtacacttcaactgtgaaagacagaatgtgaaaaaaaatccaggaattcacattgtaggaattttacagaatttatttgtaaattatggtggaaaataagtatttggtcacttcaaacaaggaagacctctggctctcacagacctgtaacttcttctttaagaagctcttctgtcctccactcgctacctgtattaattaataaacctgtttgaactcgttatctgtataagacacttgtccacagcctcaaacagtcagactccaaactccactatggccaagaccaaagagctgtcgaaggacaccaggaaaagaattgtagacctgcaccagactgtgaagagtgaatctacaataggcaagcagcttggtgtgaaaacatcaactgtgggagcaattatcagaaaatggaagacgtaCAAGAccgctgataatctccctcgatctggggctccacgcaagatctcatcccgtggggtcaaaatgatcatgagaacggtgagcaaaaatcccagaaccacacaggGGGACCtgttgaatgacctgcagagagctgggaccaaagtaacaaaggttaccatcagtaacacactacgccgacagggaatcaaatcctgcagtgccagacgtgtccccctgcttaagccagtgcatgtccaggcccgtctgaagtttgccagagagcacatggatgatacagcagaggattgggagaatgtcatgtggtcagatgaaaccaaaatagaactttttggtataaactcaactcgttgtgtttggaggaagaagaatactgagttgcatcccaagaacaccatacctactgtgaagcatgggggtggaaacatcatgctttggggatgtttttctgctaaggggacaggccgactgatccgtgttaaggaaaggatgaatggggccatgtatcgtgagattttgagccaaaacctccttccatcagtgagagctttgaagatgaaacgtggctgggtcttccagcatgacaatgatcccaaacacaccgcccgggcaacgaaggagtggctccgtaagaagcatttgaaagtcctggagtggcctgtgacctgaataataaccaagtattagcgatattgttattataagcgctaacgttaaggacctacttttagcggcgcattgatcacagaaataactagcttatgctgctatattgacatactgagctgctttctcgcctctaagatggtgaaagctaattctagattataaatcatgcctctcatttaTATggtgaaggttgtggacataaaccgagaacttggtcaactttgacatccaacttagacctgaagatggcaagaaagacacgaaaatatgctcttttgcacccacccttttttaaccctttgtgaggtttaattcttcatctaaacgggaagatatgaacatcccatcagtcggcatcccagtgagagcagacattgtatgcttaaaatgagcaagatatgtaaatatgacatgttattaagaatattactacattacatactgtatatatgtacagtgtgtatttaaaatgttgatgaaggttttaggatgttatttagagcactttataggcagaatagagcggctactaatgactcaattgttagctaacttttgcgaaggtttattttctattgaggatgcattaaccatcgacctgctcagtggccttgtggttagagtgtctgccttgACACTGGAAAgtcgggagttcaaatcccggccgagtcataccaaagactataaaaatgggacccattgcctccttgcttggcactcagcatcaagggttgggggttaaatcaccaaatgattcccgagcgcggcctccgctgccctcacctcccagggggtgaacttggggatgggtcgaatgcagaggatcatttcaccacacctagtgtgggacTACCGTTGGGACCTGAACTTTAACTTACAAAGGGACTGTGAAtgattccaaaaagtgcagttccccttgaaatgagaaaacagaacaaaaacatatcatgtgaagtgaattatatttatatagcgcttttctctagtgactcaaagcgctttacatagtgaaacccaatacctaagttacatttaaaccaatgttaactgggagcaggtgagtaaaatgtcttgcccaaggacacaacagctacgatggcagaagctgggatcgaacctggaaccctcaagttgctggcacggccaccctaccaaccgagctataccgccccaagtaacaagaacaaaatacattaataataaaatgccTCATAGCAAATGTGATGAATTTATCTTATTACTGTCCTTTTTCGGGATTTCCCTTTTAAAGGGCAAAGTCCTCGCAGGGTCTTTTGTCCTAATGACTGTCTGGTTAAAGTGAGGAGACTATAATTTAGGAAAACTATTTATTTACAAATGGACTAGAATAAGTCACTCATTTTTACAAGTAGCTAAAGTTgggatataattaagataatgaaggatAAAGTGATTAAGAAATGTGTAATATAGATTAGAATAGGCCGTGCAACTAATCATATGTCCTGAGTTCCAGTTGAAACTGGGTGCAAGTTCATGCCCACGCACATACACTCTTATCGCCCACATTCTTGCCACGGTTTACGTGGCTTCTTGGCCCaggtctgaaggacaacaccagatATGAAGTCAGAGTCCAGGGAGAAAAAAGCAGCAgtcaatatcgcacagaaggaaccttcctggtgttacctgacggcacgaccaccaagctgcgacaccactacaaAGGCTCCTCCATGCTCGTGCTCGTTCCACAGCCTGAAGTACCAGCAATGGCCGGCATCTACTGGGTACACCTCCTCCCGGGAAGGAGTCAAGGACGAGGACTGCTCCAACTGTTCTATCAGTGAAAGCCCTGGCTGACTGAGCTGCGTCCGTATGTACCGCCACCTGTTATGATCACCAGTCAGACGACTCATACCAGGAGGCCTTAGACTCCTATATATGTTGGAAGTCGGGGTGTGGCTGATCATGTTGACCTTTCATTGCAACAACTAGCATGGTATGAGATGGACAccattgctgtcccacattgttcccttgctctctgTCCCGCCTACCAagccaaagacttaggtccaatgacgAAACAGGGCGTAGCTGCCGCTGATTGGACCGACATGCAAATACCACATTTTCAACACTCCCTGTTGTCGGTTAaaaacatagctatgggctgcactttggacacacctgctgtaggagctagcagctacacaacagctaagctaaaacagcacatttaagcatatcaaaatAATTTAGTTGCTTAATACGTACACTAAGTCTCCAAAACAGAAGTCggatagaaagtatccagtaacaaacctgtccgcatcgttcaactttCTACGCCATGAGCTTgactaatgaattattgtggccactaggtgttgtgAAAGATCAAATCGAACAATTGCAAAAGCATccgtcataaggttagtgtttttcttatatttgtgtcaatatgtataagcatcctcagccttcccggtaaggtctattcaggtgtactggagaggagtttacgccggatagttgaacctcggattcaggaggaacagtgtggttttcatcctggtcatggaactgtggaccgggtctatactctcggcagggtccttgagggtgcatgggaggttgcccaaccagtctacatgtgctttgtggacttggagaaggcattccctCGGGacatcctgtggggagtgctcagagagtatggggtatcggactgtctgattgtggtggtccgctccctgtacgatcagtgtcagagcttggtccgcattgccggcaataagtcggacacgtttccagtcagGGTTGGACACGCCAaggcaccgattctgttcataacttttatggacataatttctaggcgcagtcaaggcgttgaggggatctggtttggtggctgcaggattaggtctctgctttttgcagatgatgtggtcctggtggcttcatctgaccagaatcttcagctctcactggatcggttcgcagccgagtgtgaagcgactgggatgagaatcagcacctccaagtctgagtccaaggttctcgcccggaaaagggtggagtgccatctccgggttggggaggagaccctgccccaagtggaggagtacaAGTTCCTCGAAGTCTActtcacgagtaagggaagagtggatggtgagatcgacaggcggatcggtgcggcgtcttcagtaatgcggacgctgtatcaatccgttgtggtgaagaaggagctgagccggaaagcaaagctctcattttaccggtcgatctacgttcccatcctcacctatggtcatgagctttgggttatgaccgaaaggacaagatcacgggtacaagcggcccaaatgagtttcctccgccgggtggtggggctctcccttagagatagggtgagaagctctgtcatccaggaggagctcaaagtaaagccgctgctcctccacatcgagaagagccagatgaggtggtcagggcatctggtcaggatgccacccgaacgcctccctagggaggtgttatgggcacgtccgaccggtaggaggccatggggaagactatgactatgtctcccggctggcctgggaacgcctgggaacgcctcgggatcccccgggaagagctggaggaAGCGGCTGGggaaaggaaagtctgggcttcgctgcttaggctgctgcccccgtgacccgacctcggttaagcagaagaaaatggatggctggatggatggatttgtaacacaacttgatgtttcttgaaaaaagcgtccagtagttgatgttgtcgctccttcttctctttttttggacaaagttcctcctcatactctactattgttttttgtttcttcctaacattacaaatatttcttcaacggcagcagcTAGTCGCTGATTCACCAACACTCACATCATttgtaatgtagacatgttcacacaataataacactttacacttacattggatctctacttaatgtagacatgttcacacaataataacacttttcacttacattggatctctgcttaatgtagacatgttcacacaataataacactttacacttacattggatctctgctttgatgtgtcgatcacttccgcctctctttgttagcagctaacaagctaagctaagcagcaggctaggctagcaggtcaaagtgcactcagactaatgtatccgcaTACAAACAATGACTCTGTTAAACGACATACATGTGCACATGGACGTTGTAATTAAGACCAAGAAAGCATAATAACCAAAACAAGGTAttctccgtcagacgccatcttgttttgttcttcctcctgtgtgacgtcatcgaggtGTTCTCAACCGCGGAACAAATGTTGTCCAAACACGTGTTTCACTGGGACAATAGTGAGTGGTGCACACTTCCTTCGCCCAGCCACAGAACAACAGAAAGTCCCATTTAAGAGTTGCTGGTGTAACAATAAGAAGAATATATTCCACTCCTCTCTTGTACATGCGGCTTATGaggtaatatacattatatatgtttatattatttacctgatatgttgttcgaagctaacgtgctagcgttagccagctagcaggcctttgtagcaaatgcgagcgtctgaggagtgtattttatatgttctctatgacaattatattgacttatttaataccttaactgttttttttgctgtatagtacagtcacgcttaacatcattaaatatttgtTAATAGAAAGGAACGAACGTCTCGTAATTTAAGTCTGTAATAAGTCacatggtataataataataataaaacattttatttggtatagcacttttcagtgtactcaaagacgctttacaggataaacattaaaattattattattatgacagtgtaatataatatattacacatacattgcagtagtctactttgtgttggtgctaactttattagcaataaatacaaattatgttgTTTGCACGCGCTTCTATTACCttgataacatccatccatccattttcctaccgcttgtcccttttttggggttgcgggagggggtgggggcctatctcagctacattcgggcggacatccatccatccatccattttctaccgcttattccctttggggtcgcggggggcgctggagcctatctcagctacaatcgggcggaaggcggggtacaccctggacaagtcgccacctcatcacagggccaacacagatagacagacaacattcacactcacattcacacactagggccaattttagtgttgccaatcaacctatccccaggtgcatgtctttggagtgggaggaagccggagtacccggagggaacccacgcagtcacggggagaacatgcaaactccacacagaaagatcccgagcccgggattgaacccaagactactcaggaccttcgtattgtgaggcagacgcactaacccctcttccaccgtgctgcccattaaaTATAATATAGTTCGGGCGGACATATCATGGAAATTCAATCAACTGATGCTTGTTATTACGAATACACAATTTGCACAATTGtaagtgattatatatatattatatatgtaagtaaatatttaatgaaatacatgttaaatattaaaaatggctttaatatactgtacacaaattgaacatgcatcaatattttgtttgtaatcgaatcatgaggtatccaaatattctcaaaaaatatatatatatgtatatatatacactatctttccaaaagtattttgccacctgcctttactcacataagaacttgaagtgccatcccatggaattgtccaaaatgttttggtatcctggagcattaaaagttcctttcactggaactaaggggccaagcccaactcctgaaaaaccaaccccacaccataattcctcctccaccaaattccacacccggcacaatgcagtccgaaatgtagcgttctcctggcaacctccaaacccagactggcccatcaggttgccagatggaaaagcgtgattcatcagtccaggcgtctccactgctctagagtccagtggtgacatgctttacaccactgcatcccacgctttgcattggacttagtgatgtatggcttagatgcagctgatcggccatggaaagccattccatgaagctctctgcgttctgtacgtgggctaattagaaggtcacatgaagtttggagctctgtagcaactgactgtgcagagagtctttgcactatgctgacctctctatcagtttacgtggcctaccacttggtggctgagttgccgttgttcccaaactcttcacttttcttataataaagccgacagttgactttggaatatttaggagcgaggaaatttcacgactggatttgttgcacaggtggcatcctatgacagttccacgctggaaatcactgagagcggcccattctttcacaaaatgtttgtaaaaacagtctccatgcctaagtgcttggttttataagtgattaggacacctgattgtcatcatttggatgaatggccaaatacttttggcaatatagtgtatatatatattctcacGCCAGCACATTTCTTAAGGTGTGAGTGAGGTTCAACCAACATACTATCGCACGGCCACACTCGCTGGCACTTGTTACACGTGCTTCGCTGCacttctgtttgttttttgttgggtTTAAGAATGTTGCTTTCGCAGAAGGAAGAATGAGGAgaggatccatccattttctaccgcttattccctttggggtcgcggggggcgctggagcctatctcagctacaatcgggcggaaggcggggtacaccctggacaagtcgccacctcatcgcagggccaacacagatagacagacaacattcacactcacatccacacactagggccaatttagtgttgccaatcaacttatccccaggtgcatgtctttggaagtg is a window from the Nerophis lumbriciformis linkage group LG28, RoL_Nlum_v2.1, whole genome shotgun sequence genome containing:
- the LOC133570532 gene encoding uncharacterized protein isoform X2, with amino-acid sequence MSTLHMLRALVDQRLTAAVEEIFVVLERTIAEYEAELSRTKEENNRLLDAVFKKHQVVLHRTDVCEEHLHPEQQQWSFRMRTEEPQPSHIKKEEEYPLITHFKEEEEDPLTPHIKEEEEEHSISQQGEHLEGLEEVDVTKMPVTGVPVKSEDDEVKGESEEKREAEPPRSSSTQHMTTEADGDHCGGSQADKILAPLSDSEDTTSHSPDTDDEHSKDDATCHTDNTHFTCSHCHKTFKYHSDLKTHTRRHTGEKPFSCSFCGKGFTQRQSLKIHMRAHTGEKPFSCSTCGKGFTHSQHLKVHMRTHTGEKPFSCSTCGKGFTQSQSVKRHKRTHTGGKPFICSICSKGFRQSQYLKVHMRTHTGEKPSSCLICGKGFTQSQSLKEHMRTHTSEKTFSCSTCGKGFTQSQHLKRHMRRHPGEEVLSCSVCGERLSSKYQCKKHKCAGENSSSK